The Flavobacterium sp. 123 genome contains a region encoding:
- a CDS encoding Crp/Fnr family transcriptional regulator, with the protein MFDSFKTYFQAKTNITEEQFDSIATNLQYKKVEKGAILLHQGDICHHSFFVSKGLLRSYTIDETGKEHIIQFAPENWIISDRSSSFFNEPSELYIDAIEDAEVVFIDKNFIDGATEISISFRQQDNYALHNHIRQLQKRVNLLLGATAEQRYLDFITIYPSLTLRIPQWMIASYLGITPETLSRVRKELAKRNFKSY; encoded by the coding sequence ATGTTCGATTCCTTCAAAACATACTTTCAAGCTAAAACGAATATAACAGAGGAGCAATTTGATTCGATTGCTACAAACTTACAATACAAAAAAGTAGAAAAAGGAGCTATCCTACTCCATCAAGGTGATATTTGTCATCATTCATTTTTTGTTTCCAAAGGATTATTGCGCTCCTACACGATAGACGAAACAGGAAAAGAACATATCATTCAATTTGCTCCTGAGAATTGGATAATTTCAGACAGAAGCAGTTCTTTTTTCAACGAACCTTCTGAATTATATATTGATGCTATTGAGGATGCAGAAGTTGTTTTTATCGATAAAAATTTCATTGATGGGGCAACTGAAATTAGTATTTCTTTTCGGCAACAAGATAATTATGCATTACACAACCACATTCGTCAACTTCAAAAACGAGTGAATCTCTTATTAGGCGCAACAGCTGAACAGCGTTATTTAGATTTCATAACCATTTATCCAAGTCTTACATTACGTATTCCACAATGGATGATTGCTTCTTATTTAGGCATTACACCTGAAACCTTAAGCAGAGTTCGTAAGGAATTAGCTAAAAGAAATTTCAAGTCGTATTAA
- a CDS encoding pirin family protein codes for MKTKNIELVIAPPPTHMVGDGFRVHNFIPSGRNLDMKRMSPFIMMDYNSKFYFPPTDQPRGVGVHPHRGFETVTIAYHGKVAHHDSAGNSGVIGEGDVQWMTAASGILHKEYHEEAFSKKGGDFQMVQLWVNLPAKDKMSKPKYQGITNDQINKFELPDNGGIIEVIAGEYENVKGTASTFTPVHLLNAKLNKGTNTSFQFPANYNTGLLVIEGSIKVNEKENISENHFVLFENEGELFTIEATENTIVLVLSGEPINEPIAAHGPFVMNTQSEIIQAFNDVNMGKFGYLDE; via the coding sequence ATGAAAACAAAAAATATTGAATTAGTAATAGCTCCACCTCCAACACATATGGTAGGTGATGGATTTAGAGTACACAATTTTATTCCGAGTGGTCGCAATTTAGATATGAAAAGAATGAGCCCATTTATTATGATGGATTATAATTCTAAATTTTATTTTCCTCCAACAGATCAACCCAGAGGTGTTGGCGTACATCCCCATCGAGGTTTTGAAACCGTAACAATCGCCTACCATGGAAAGGTAGCACATCATGATAGCGCTGGAAATAGCGGAGTTATTGGCGAAGGTGATGTACAATGGATGACAGCAGCTTCTGGAATTTTACATAAAGAATATCACGAGGAAGCGTTCAGTAAAAAAGGCGGTGATTTTCAAATGGTACAACTTTGGGTTAATCTTCCTGCAAAGGATAAAATGTCCAAACCTAAATACCAAGGAATTACTAATGATCAAATCAATAAATTTGAACTTCCTGATAATGGCGGTATAATTGAAGTTATAGCAGGAGAATATGAAAATGTAAAAGGCACAGCTTCAACTTTCACACCTGTACATTTACTAAACGCCAAATTGAATAAAGGGACAAATACATCTTTCCAATTTCCTGCTAATTACAATACTGGCTTATTAGTAATTGAAGGAAGTATAAAAGTTAATGAAAAAGAAAATATTTCTGAAAATCATTTTGTTTTATTTGAAAATGAAGGCGAACTCTTCACTATTGAAGCTACTGAAAACACAATCGTTTTAGTTTTGAGTGGCGAACCCATCAACGAACCCATTGCAGCACACGGTCCTTTTGTCATGAATACTCAATCCGAAATTATTCAAGCGTTTAATGATGTTAATATGGGAAAATTCGGTTACTTAGATGAATAA
- a CDS encoding inorganic phosphate transporter — MEFTLLIVIIVLALIFDYINGFHDAANAIATVVATKVLTPFQAVLWAAFFNFLAYWVFGFGVADTVAKTASTMDINLVVILAGVIAAICWNLLTWWLGIPSSSSHTLIGGFAGAAIAHAISVHGFSGYLTPDGATHYWYNIVSWYKEGKDGGMPSGVVIIIAFIVLAPLLGAFISYLISIWLLNASRKSIWPKLFTISLMILTVWFVESQMLYYDKIEKPRFDSHFWSVAFEAHNIKWFLVAFIILSVSSFCLIFSSLNLNQANSILKKMQLLSSAAFSLGHGGNDSQKVMGIIAAAVAVYIHTSGVSQVSLPDWLQVVLPNEDLDIKGAMPGWIPLACYSAIAAGTLSGGWKIVKTMGSKITKVTSFEGVAAETAGALTLYFTEHLKIPVSTTHTITGSIIGVGLTKRISAVRWGVTVSLVWAWILTIPISALLAGLVYFVLSLFF; from the coding sequence ATGGAATTTACGCTACTTATAGTTATCATAGTATTGGCTTTGATATTTGATTACATTAATGGTTTTCATGATGCTGCCAATGCCATAGCTACCGTTGTTGCTACAAAAGTATTAACTCCTTTTCAAGCAGTACTTTGGGCAGCTTTTTTCAACTTTTTGGCTTATTGGGTTTTTGGGTTTGGAGTAGCAGATACTGTTGCTAAAACGGCAAGTACAATGGATATTAATTTAGTTGTAATTCTCGCAGGAGTTATTGCGGCTATATGTTGGAATTTATTGACTTGGTGGCTAGGAATTCCCTCTAGTTCTTCACATACTTTAATAGGTGGATTTGCAGGTGCTGCTATTGCTCATGCAATTTCTGTACATGGTTTTTCTGGATATTTAACACCAGATGGAGCCACTCATTACTGGTATAATATAGTAAGTTGGTATAAAGAAGGCAAAGATGGAGGAATGCCTTCTGGGGTTGTAATCATCATTGCTTTTATTGTATTAGCTCCACTATTAGGCGCTTTTATTTCATACTTGATTTCTATTTGGCTTTTGAATGCTTCAAGAAAGAGTATTTGGCCTAAATTATTTACTATATCTCTTATGATACTTACGGTTTGGTTTGTTGAAAGCCAAATGTTGTATTATGACAAAATAGAAAAACCAAGATTTGATTCTCATTTTTGGAGTGTAGCTTTTGAAGCTCATAATATTAAATGGTTTTTAGTAGCATTTATTATTTTATCAGTGAGTTCTTTTTGTTTGATATTTAGTAGTTTGAATTTAAATCAAGCCAACTCAATCTTGAAAAAAATGCAATTACTATCTTCTGCAGCTTTTAGTTTGGGGCATGGAGGTAATGATTCTCAAAAAGTAATGGGTATTATTGCTGCGGCAGTTGCTGTTTATATTCATACTAGTGGGGTGTCCCAAGTTAGTTTACCTGATTGGTTGCAAGTTGTATTACCTAATGAAGATTTAGATATAAAAGGAGCAATGCCAGGTTGGATTCCACTTGCATGTTATTCTGCTATTGCAGCAGGTACTTTGAGTGGTGGTTGGAAAATTGTAAAAACAATGGGATCTAAAATTACAAAAGTGACTTCTTTCGAAGGTGTAGCAGCTGAAACAGCAGGAGCATTAACCTTATATTTTACAGAACATTTAAAAATTCCAGTAAGTACAACTCATACTATTACTGGATCTATAATTGGTGTAGGTTTGACAAAACGTATCTCAGCAGTTCGTTGGGGAGTAACTGTTAGTCTTGTATGGGCTTGGATCTTAACAATACCAATTTCGGCACTTTTAGCGGGTTTGGTTTATTTTGTACTAAGCTTATTTTTTTAA